In Spartobacteria bacterium, a genomic segment contains:
- the cas4 gene encoding CRISPR-associated protein Cas4, translating into MTKNKDESPCGMNTVIQNRLPPITGTEMAYLYICPRKLWLFHHGIRPENEHVNVQIGRHIQETTFMRQENKKELALGNIGVVDWAELDKGLIHETKKSTCPAQAEVAQTRYYMWWMRHHGMDIHCCIIHYPKQRRTKELKWDEAMNALVEEDLQRARALVAQSTPPVFECKSICKNCAYQEYCMA; encoded by the coding sequence ATGACAAAAAATAAGGACGAATCTCCCTGCGGCATGAACACTGTCATCCAAAACAGGCTGCCTCCCATTACGGGGACGGAAATGGCGTATCTTTATATCTGCCCGCGTAAGCTCTGGCTGTTTCATCACGGGATACGTCCGGAAAATGAACATGTGAATGTGCAGATTGGGCGGCATATTCAGGAAACCACCTTTATGCGGCAGGAGAATAAAAAGGAGCTGGCGCTGGGAAATATCGGCGTGGTGGACTGGGCGGAACTGGATAAAGGACTGATTCATGAAACGAAAAAGAGCACGTGTCCCGCTCAGGCGGAAGTGGCTCAGACACGCTATTATATGTGGTGGATGCGTCATCATGGAATGGATATTCACTGCTGCATCATTCATTATCCCAAGCAGCGACGAACCAAAGAATTGAAATGGGATGAAGCAATGAATGCCTTGGTGGAGGAGGATTTGCAACGGGCAAGGGCTCTCGTCGCACAATCTACGCCACCCGTTTTTGAATGTAAAAGCATCTGTAAAAACTGCGCCTATCAGGAGTATTGCATGGCATGA
- the cas2 gene encoding CRISPR-associated endonuclease Cas2, which translates to MFLIIVYDTERKNCVRLHKQLKRYLFWNQNSVFEGSVTKAQYVEIKHVLKQEMVDESHIIIYSMENEKLLTKEELGAPKGAIDNII; encoded by the coding sequence ATGTTTTTAATCATCGTCTATGACACCGAACGAAAAAATTGCGTCCGACTGCACAAGCAGCTAAAACGCTATCTCTTCTGGAATCAGAACTCGGTATTCGAAGGCTCCGTAACCAAAGCACAATACGTTGAAATCAAACATGTATTAAAGCAGGAGATGGTCGACGAAAGCCACATCATCATCTATTCTATGGAGAACGAGAAGTTACTAACTAAGGAAGAACTGGGCGCCCCCAAAGGAGCCATTGATAATATCATTTAA
- the cas1b gene encoding type I-B CRISPR-associated endonuclease Cas1, with the protein MNLYLTKPGKLKRKDNTLTFHVFDQEEATWYTDDETPLNEDDAVIAKRNLPVESIDAVYLFNEVRINSKLLVFLSQKKIPVHVFNYYGHHSGTFLPHPEQLSGDLVIAQGNAFQDPVRRMAICQAITDAKLHNQLSVLQYYNRRNQGLEFAVEKIRELKSNIASADSPESIMGLEGMAGRTYYAAWGHWVDWAKEGFKREYNPPDNPLNALLSFLNSLLYSACVSELYRTALYPGISYIHAPQSRRFSLALDIVEPFKPLMVDRLLFRLLDKKLIRDTDFKEHSNGILLSDDGRRTVLKAWDEQLRTTVEHKHLKRSVSYRQLLRLDCYKLIKHLLEGIDYAPYRIRY; encoded by the coding sequence ATGAACTTATATCTGACTAAACCCGGGAAATTAAAACGCAAAGACAACACCCTGACGTTCCATGTGTTCGATCAGGAGGAGGCCACATGGTATACCGACGACGAAACCCCGCTCAATGAAGATGACGCGGTGATTGCAAAACGGAATTTGCCGGTGGAATCCATCGATGCCGTGTACCTGTTCAATGAAGTCCGTATTAATTCGAAACTGCTGGTCTTCCTGTCTCAAAAGAAAATCCCTGTACACGTCTTCAATTACTACGGACATCACAGCGGAACTTTTCTGCCTCATCCCGAACAGCTGAGCGGGGATCTGGTGATTGCTCAGGGCAATGCCTTTCAGGATCCGGTTCGACGTATGGCCATCTGCCAAGCCATCACCGATGCCAAATTGCATAATCAGTTGTCTGTCCTTCAATATTATAACCGTCGCAACCAAGGACTTGAATTCGCCGTGGAGAAAATCCGCGAATTGAAAAGCAACATTGCCTCCGCTGATTCGCCGGAATCTATCATGGGATTGGAAGGTATGGCTGGCCGTACGTATTATGCGGCCTGGGGCCATTGGGTGGACTGGGCCAAAGAGGGATTCAAACGCGAATACAATCCGCCAGACAATCCCCTCAATGCGCTGCTTTCTTTTTTGAACAGTCTCCTTTATTCGGCTTGCGTCAGTGAACTGTACCGCACCGCTCTCTATCCGGGGATCAGTTACATTCACGCCCCGCAATCGCGACGGTTCTCCTTGGCTCTGGATATCGTTGAACCCTTCAAACCGCTGATGGTTGATCGGCTGCTCTTTCGCCTTTTGGATAAAAAACTGATCAGGGACACCGATTTCAAGGAGCACAGCAATGGAATATTGCTCAGCGATGACGGCCGTCGCACCGTTTTGAAAGCATGGGATGAACAGTTGCGTACGACCGTCGAACACAAACATCTGAAGCGCTCTGTCTCCTATCGACAGCTGCTCCGCCTGGACTGCTACAAGCTCATCAAACACCTGCTGGAAGGGATAGATTATGCCCCCTATCGCATCCGGTATTAA